DNA from Devosia yakushimensis:
TGCCGCGATCGATGCGGTGGTGTGGAAGGGCAATTATGCCCGGCTGACCTTCAAGCCCGAAGAGGGGCTTGAGGTGATCGCCACGGGGCGCCTCACCACTTTCCCGCGCTCGTCGAAATACCAGATCGTCATCGACAATATCGAGCCGGCCGGCGCAGGCGCCCTGATGGCGCTGCTGGAGGAGCGGCGCAAGAAGCTGCTTGCCGAAGGTCTCTTTGCCCGCGAACGCAAGCGCCCCCTGCCCTATCTGCCGCGCGTCATCGGCGTCGTCACCTCGCCCACCGGCGCGGTGATCCGCGATATTCTGCATCGCCTCGAGGACCGCTTTCCCAGCCATGTGCTGGTCTGGCCGGTGCGAGTGCAGGGCGATACCTGCGCGCCCGAAGTGGTCAACGCCATCGAGGGCTTTAACGGCCTTTTGCCCAATGGCCCCATTCCCCGGCCCGATCTGCTGATCGTGGCGCGTGGCGGGGGCTCCATAGAAGACCTTTGGGGCTTCAACGAAGAGGCCGTGGTGCGCGCCGTGGCGGCCAGCGCCATTCCCATCATCTCGGCGGTGGGCCACGAGACCGATACCACGCTGATCGATTATGCCGCCGACATGCGGGCCCCCACCCCCACGGCAGCCGCCGAAGCGGCCGTGCCGGTACGGGCAGAGCTGATCGGCTATGTCGACGACCTGGGCGGCCGGCAACGCCAGGCGGCGCGACGGCTGGCGCTGAGCGCGCGAGACCGGTTGCGGGCCGCGACGGCCGGCCTGCCCCGCCCGGCCGATCTGGTCGCCACGCAAAGGCAGCGGCTCGACCATGCCGCGAGCAATCTTGGCGCGGCCCTGCGGCATTCGGTACAGGCGCAGCGCGTGCAGTTTTCCCGCATTGAGCCGCGACTGGGTCCGCAATTGCTGGCCCGCCGCCAGGTGGAAATGGGTGAGCGGCTGGGCAATCTGGCGCTGCGCGGCGCGGCGGGACTGCGCAAGAGCGTCGAACGCGCCCGGCTTACCCATGATCCGCGCGCCGAGCGGCTCGGCAACGCGGCCGCGCGCCTTCTCGAGCGCAAGCGTGCTTTGCTCGACGCCATCGGCCCCAAGCTTTCGCCCAATGCCCTGCGGGCCGAGTTGCGGCATTCGCGCAGCCAGCTTGCGCCGCTGGCGGCAAGCCTTTTGACCAGCGTTTCCCAGGCCATGGCCGACCGCCGCAACGCGCTCAGCCAATCGTCCAAGCTTCTGGTGTCGCTCAGCTATCGCAGCGTGCTGGCGCGGGGCTATGCCGTGATCAAGGACGAAGCGGGCAATCTGGTGCAGGGCAAGGCCGGCCTCAGTCCCGGCGATGCGGTGGCAATCGAGTTTGCCGATGGCGCCATAGGCGCTACAATAGCGGGCAGCCCGGTCATAAAAAAGAAACCGCGTTCGCTCTCGGATGACGGTTCACAGGAAAGTCTCTTTTGAACGGTCGATTTGGACGCTATATCCCGAGATAGATTGTCAGGAATTCGACGATGAATATTTTCGACAAAAGCTTCACCCCCGCAGAAGCGGTGGTGCGCTATCTCGACGGCGACTATGTCGTGCTCAAGCCCGGCAGCTTTGTGCGTTGCGCCATTACCGGCAAGCCCATTCCGGTCGATGAACTGACCTATTGGAATGTCGACCGGCAGGAGGCCTATGTCGATGCGGCCACCGCCCATACGGCATTCGAGCGGTACGGCATCGGGGCCTGACCGTGGCGGAAGCGTCAAGCCGCCTCAGATATCTCTTCATTTCCAATGGGCATGGCGAGGATTGGATTTCGGCCGCCATCGTCGCGCGCCTGCCGACCTGGATCGAGGCGGAAGCCTATCCCATGATCGGGGCCGGCAATGCCTATGCCAATGTGTGCCGCATTGTCGGGCCACGGGCCAGTCTCGCCTCCGAGGGCTGGCGCAACGTCAAGGGCTCGCTGCGGCGTGACCTGGCCACGGGCGGATTGCGCACGGTGCCGCCCGCCCTCTCCTTCCTGCGCCGCATGCGGGGCAAGTATGACCGGGTGGTCGTGGTCGGCGACATGGTGGGGGTTTTGGCGTGCCTGGGCACCGGGCATCGCGATCTCATTTATCTAGACGTCTACAAGACCGGCGCGGCGCGGCTTTATTCCAGCCCCGAGCGCTGGGCCATCAAGCAGGCCTGCGCCACCGTATTCTGCCGCAGCGACAATCTTGCCCGGACCTTGGTGCATATCGGTGTCGATGCGCGCTGCGCGGGCAATATCATGATGGATACCATCCCCAGCGGGGACTACGACGCCCGCGCCCGCCGCAGCCGGAGCCAGGCGGTGACGCTGCTGCCGGGCAGCCGGGCGTTGACCGCCGAGAGTTTTGCGCTCCAGGTCGAGGCCCTGCGCACCCTGCCCGAAGCGCTGCGGCCCGATGTATTCCTGGCCGTGGCGGGCAGCGTCAATGTCGACGATCTCGCCAAGCAGACCGGGCTGCGCCGCACCGCCATGCTCAGCGCCGAATCTGCCGATCTGGGCGAATTGTCCGATGGCACGCTGACCATCCATATGGCGCGGGGCAATGCCATGGGCAATCTGCTGGCGGCGTCGGATCTGGTGCTGTCGCAGGCCGGCACGGCAACGGTGCAGGCGCTGGGCCTGGGCAAGCCCGCCATCACCGTGGTCAATCCACGCGACCGCCGCTCCCGCTTTACCGATGAGCAAATGCTGTTCGGCGAAGCACGCACAGTAGTCCCACCGGAAGCCGCCGCGATCGGCATCGCGCTGCGTAACCTGCTCGAACATGGCGACGAACGCCGGCGGCTGGCCAATATCGGCCGCGAACGCATTGGCGGCCCAGGCGCCATTCATGCGGTGCTGGACCGGTTGATGGAGCAGTAGGGAAAGCTGGAGAGCCCCGATATTCGGATCGGCCCGCACTATCCCACCCACAGTGTCATTCCCGCGCAGGCGGGAATCCATTCTTCCCCGCACTGGGAGCAAAAAGAGTGGATTCCCGCCTGCGCGGGAATGACGTTGTGGATGAATACGACGCTATGGAGGAATGAGCGTAACGCCCGCCCTGCCCTACTTCTTATCCGTCTCCGGATCGAGCAGCCGATGCAGGTGCACGATGAAATAGCGCGTCTGGGCGCTGTCTACCGTCAGCTGCGCCTTCTGCTTCCACACCGCATAGGCCGCGGCGTAGTTGGGATAAAGGCCCACGATATCGACCTGGTCGAGATCGGCGAAGGTTACGCCCTCGATGCTGGAGAGTTCGCCGCCAATCACGAGATGCAGAAGCTGCTTGCTGGGGTCTTCTTTTTCGGCCATTTGGCGCTCCGTCAGGTCAGGGTCTTTTCCTGCGGCGTCTCGGTTTCGGCGGGACAGCCGTAAACCTTGATCAATGCCGCATGTACGAGCGGTTTTAGGCTCATGTCGCCAAGCGCCGCAAGCGCTCCATGGCGCGTATCTCGCTTGTTAAATTGTGGGAACCCGCTGCACACATCGGCAAAGCCGATCCCAGCTTCGTCGAGGATCAGTGCGGCCGCCGCGATATCCCAATCCTGGCTGCCGCGCCGCGACACGGCGGCATCGAGCTTGCCTGTCGCCACCTGCACCAGCCGATAGGCGAGGGACGGATACATCGGCCCACGCGAATAATGCAGCCCGGCCAATTGCATCTCCTGATGCACCGCGCCGGGCGCGGGGATCAGCGGCGGCGCGCCGGCCCTGCGGCTGCGCGTGATGGGATTGCCATTGAGCCTGGCCCCGCCACCCTTGAGCGCGTCATACATTTCATCGCGCACCGGGGCATAGACCACGCCTGCCACCGGCACGCCGTTCTCCACCACGGCCAGCGAAACGGTCCAGCTATCTTCCCCGCGCAGAAAGCCGCGCGTGCCATCGATGGGGTCGACAACGAAAACGCGCTCGCAATCGAGCCGGGAGGGATTGTCGGCGGTTTCCTCGCTCAGCCAGCCATAGCTGGGCCGCGCGGCCAACAAGGAGGCGGCGAGGTACCGGTCGACCAATATATCGGCCTCGGTTACCGGGGAATCGTGTTCCTTGGTCCAGCTCTTTACATCGCGGCGGAAAAAGCCGCTGGCAATAATACCGGCCGCCACCGCCGAAGAGCGGAGCAATTCGAGATCGTCACTGTATATGCTGGAAGGAAGCGTCATTTTCCCCGCGCTTTTAGGCTGGCGGCGGGTTTTGAACAAGGCCAGTGCGAACACATTGCTTCGACCGCTTCGGATAAGTGCTTTGCCTAATGGCACAATCGCGGATCGGGCCGCCGCGGCAAGCTGGTTAACGCTCCCATTCCAGGTTCGGTTAATCTGGCCCTACACCGAGTCAG
Protein-coding regions in this window:
- the xseA gene encoding exodeoxyribonuclease VII large subunit codes for the protein MSDALSNAAEFTVSEIAQAVKRTVEDEFGHVRVRGEISGFRGQHSSGHAYFTLKDENAAIDAVVWKGNYARLTFKPEEGLEVIATGRLTTFPRSSKYQIVIDNIEPAGAGALMALLEERRKKLLAEGLFARERKRPLPYLPRVIGVVTSPTGAVIRDILHRLEDRFPSHVLVWPVRVQGDTCAPEVVNAIEGFNGLLPNGPIPRPDLLIVARGGGSIEDLWGFNEEAVVRAVAASAIPIISAVGHETDTTLIDYAADMRAPTPTAAAEAAVPVRAELIGYVDDLGGRQRQAARRLALSARDRLRAATAGLPRPADLVATQRQRLDHAASNLGAALRHSVQAQRVQFSRIEPRLGPQLLARRQVEMGERLGNLALRGAAGLRKSVERARLTHDPRAERLGNAAARLLERKRALLDAIGPKLSPNALRAELRHSRSQLAPLAASLLTSVSQAMADRRNALSQSSKLLVSLSYRSVLARGYAVIKDEAGNLVQGKAGLSPGDAVAIEFADGAIGATIAGSPVIKKKPRSLSDDGSQESLF
- a CDS encoding DUF2093 domain-containing protein, yielding MNIFDKSFTPAEAVVRYLDGDYVVLKPGSFVRCAITGKPIPVDELTYWNVDRQEAYVDAATAHTAFERYGIGA
- a CDS encoding glycosyltransferase; the protein is MAEASSRLRYLFISNGHGEDWISAAIVARLPTWIEAEAYPMIGAGNAYANVCRIVGPRASLASEGWRNVKGSLRRDLATGGLRTVPPALSFLRRMRGKYDRVVVVGDMVGVLACLGTGHRDLIYLDVYKTGAARLYSSPERWAIKQACATVFCRSDNLARTLVHIGVDARCAGNIMMDTIPSGDYDARARRSRSQAVTLLPGSRALTAESFALQVEALRTLPEALRPDVFLAVAGSVNVDDLAKQTGLRRTAMLSAESADLGELSDGTLTIHMARGNAMGNLLAASDLVLSQAGTATVQALGLGKPAITVVNPRDRRSRFTDEQMLFGEARTVVPPEAAAIGIALRNLLEHGDERRRLANIGRERIGGPGAIHAVLDRLMEQ
- a CDS encoding DUF4170 domain-containing protein, whose product is MAEKEDPSKQLLHLVIGGELSSIEGVTFADLDQVDIVGLYPNYAAAYAVWKQKAQLTVDSAQTRYFIVHLHRLLDPETDKK
- a CDS encoding 3'(2'),5'-bisphosphate nucleotidase CysQ — translated: MTLPSSIYSDDLELLRSSAVAAGIIASGFFRRDVKSWTKEHDSPVTEADILVDRYLAASLLAARPSYGWLSEETADNPSRLDCERVFVVDPIDGTRGFLRGEDSWTVSLAVVENGVPVAGVVYAPVRDEMYDALKGGGARLNGNPITRSRRAGAPPLIPAPGAVHQEMQLAGLHYSRGPMYPSLAYRLVQVATGKLDAAVSRRGSQDWDIAAAALILDEAGIGFADVCSGFPQFNKRDTRHGALAALGDMSLKPLVHAALIKVYGCPAETETPQEKTLT